Proteins encoded within one genomic window of Lactococcus garvieae:
- a CDS encoding dimethylarginine dimethylaminohydrolase family protein yields the protein MNNKEMVYVESEFAPLKRVVLAQSEFILPNEEHTNDDGSFLEDDVLDMFNNQDTSGKNYAEVFPERQKQWEEERRNLQALLEKYGVEVSRPRLLTDYEKENGKIYGASNFFVRDPFFTIGDSLIEGSMRFFHRRHEVLPVRELLTTQGYNSEALYVSLPVADTSLGENDENGPFLEGGDILILNKTVFVGNSGKASNHNGYLWLKAYLAHWDYEVVEVKLHPDVLHLDCALSLVREGLMIVCEEALLTGLPEALKAWDRIDVPFEDIAKLAINGLPINEEVYILDKEFKSIGGALEARGIKTEYLDFKISRSLGGSFRCSTQPLLRK from the coding sequence ATGAATAATAAAGAAATGGTATATGTTGAGAGTGAATTTGCACCTTTAAAACGTGTTGTTTTAGCTCAATCAGAATTTATTTTGCCCAATGAAGAACATACCAATGATGACGGCTCGTTTTTAGAGGATGATGTATTGGACATGTTTAACAATCAAGATACAAGCGGTAAAAATTATGCAGAAGTTTTCCCTGAGAGACAGAAACAATGGGAAGAAGAGCGTCGTAATCTTCAAGCCCTCTTGGAAAAATATGGTGTAGAGGTTTCACGACCTCGACTTTTGACGGACTATGAAAAAGAAAATGGCAAAATTTATGGTGCTTCAAACTTTTTTGTGCGTGATCCTTTCTTTACGATTGGTGATTCTCTTATTGAAGGATCTATGCGTTTCTTTCATCGTAGACATGAGGTTTTACCCGTAAGGGAATTACTCACCACACAAGGATATAATAGTGAGGCCTTGTATGTTTCTCTTCCTGTTGCAGATACTTCTTTAGGAGAAAATGATGAAAATGGACCTTTTCTTGAAGGTGGCGATATCTTAATTCTAAATAAAACTGTATTTGTTGGTAATTCAGGAAAAGCTAGTAATCACAATGGTTATTTGTGGCTTAAGGCTTATCTGGCACACTGGGATTACGAGGTTGTAGAGGTGAAGCTCCATCCAGATGTGCTCCACTTAGATTGTGCCCTTAGCTTGGTGAGAGAGGGCCTCATGATTGTCTGTGAGGAAGCCTTGCTCACTGGTTTACCAGAAGCTCTTAAAGCATGGGACAGGATAGATGTTCCTTTTGAAGATATTGCAAAACTAGCAATTAATGGACTGCCAATAAATGAGGAAGTTTATATCTTAGATAAAGAATTTAAGAGTATTGGAGGAGCGCTCGAGGCTAGAGGGATCAAAACAGAATATCTTGACTTCAAGATATCTCGAAGCTTGGGCGGTTCCTTCAGATGCAGTACCCAACCCTTACTTAGAAAATAA
- a CDS encoding HAD family hydrolase — MNYENYIWDLGGTLLNNYESSSHAFAAALWQEEEKVVLHDDVYAALKVSTAHAVEQYAGHIPQFLSTYKKLEAELLEKPILFEGAEPLLKNIKHQGRKNFMISHRDKQVLDILRTAHIDQYFTEVVTADNGFPRKPAPDSINYLLQKYNLNPQKTVMIGDRPLDIEAGRAAGVHTIFFDSHQEYPNATQNIKKLSDLME; from the coding sequence ATGAACTACGAAAACTACATCTGGGATTTGGGTGGAACTTTACTGAACAATTATGAAAGTTCCAGCCATGCTTTTGCTGCCGCTCTTTGGCAAGAGGAAGAAAAGGTAGTCTTACACGACGATGTTTATGCTGCACTTAAAGTGTCAACAGCACATGCGGTGGAACAATATGCTGGCCATATCCCCCAATTTTTGTCTACTTATAAAAAACTAGAAGCAGAGCTATTAGAAAAGCCGATACTCTTCGAGGGGGCTGAGCCCCTTTTAAAAAATATCAAGCATCAAGGGCGTAAAAACTTTATGATTTCTCATCGAGACAAGCAAGTGCTTGATATATTACGGACAGCACATATTGACCAGTATTTTACGGAAGTAGTCACAGCAGATAATGGATTTCCACGCAAGCCTGCTCCCGATTCAATCAATTATCTATTACAAAAATATAACTTAAATCCCCAAAAAACAGTTATGATTGGTGACCGACCTTTAGATATTGAAGCGGGAAGAGCTGCTGGAGTCCATACAATTTTCTTTGACAGCCATCAAGAATACCCGAACGCGACACAAAACATCAAAAAATTATCAGATCTTATGGAGTAA
- a CDS encoding YwaF family protein, translating into MNTFLISNEKAIGPGFGLFSAHHLFALAVLALISFVLIRLYVRGDEKKRKVLRLSVATFTVLLEIIRDIILVVTNQFEYADLPFQLCGLGIFIVFYDAVHSNKSSREVLYSLTLPGALFALLTPNWVTNSFVNVFVWQSFMIHCLLVSYVLMRLIAGDFIPNWRELWRSAAFLLIVVPISAFLNQIWNQNFFFLRTPVPGSPLEPLYNLFGSYYILGMILIVLIFWTIIYLPWVGRKTPRMRMN; encoded by the coding sequence ATGAATACCTTTCTTATTTCTAATGAAAAAGCAATAGGACCAGGATTTGGCCTATTTAGTGCCCATCATCTTTTTGCCTTGGCCGTGCTAGCTCTTATTAGCTTTGTATTGATTCGTCTTTATGTCAGAGGAGATGAGAAGAAGCGAAAAGTACTCCGATTGTCTGTTGCTACCTTTACTGTGTTGCTTGAAATTATCAGAGACATTATCTTAGTGGTGACAAACCAATTTGAATATGCTGACCTTCCCTTTCAACTCTGTGGTCTCGGAATTTTTATAGTTTTCTATGATGCGGTCCACTCAAATAAAAGCAGCAGAGAAGTATTGTACAGCTTAACTTTACCTGGGGCATTATTTGCACTTTTAACTCCAAACTGGGTAACGAATAGTTTTGTTAACGTTTTTGTTTGGCAAAGCTTCATGATTCATTGTCTACTAGTATCTTATGTCTTAATGCGATTAATCGCTGGTGATTTTATTCCAAACTGGCGAGAACTTTGGCGTTCAGCAGCCTTTCTACTGATTGTCGTACCGATCTCTGCCTTCCTTAACCAAATATGGAATCAAAACTTTTTCTTCTTGAGAACACCTGTTCCCGGAAGTCCCCTTGAACCATTGTATAATCTATTTGGATCTTACTACATTTTGGGTATGATTTTGATTGTGTTGATCTTTTGGACAATTATTTATCTGCCATGGGTGGGCCGTAAAACCCCGAGAATGCGAATGAATTGA
- the gyrB gene encoding DNA topoisomerase (ATP-hydrolyzing) subunit B, whose protein sequence is MNEENKEQIEKLVEEYDASQIQVLEGLEAVRMRPGMYIGSTSKEGLHHLVWEIVDNSIDEALAGFASHIEVFIEPDNSITVIDDGRGIPVDIQEKTGRPAVETVFTILHAGGKFGGGGYKVSGGLHGVGSSVVNALSTQLDVTVHKDGQKYYQEYHRGVVGEDLAIIGESDIRGTMVHFTPDPTIFTETQVFDYEKLVTRVRELAFLNRGLRISITDKREGQEENHAMFHYEGGIQSYVSFINENKEVIFDTPIYTEGELDGITVEVAMQYTGTYHSTIMSFANNINTHEGGTHEQGFRTALTRAINNYAKAQKLLKDNEENLTGDDVREGLTAVISVKHPNPQFEGQTKTKLGNSEVTGIVNKLFSEALQTFMLENPQVAKKIVEKGILASKARIAAKRAREVTRKKSGLEISNLPGKLADCSSNDPKQTELFIVEGDSAGGSAKSGRNREFQAILPIRGKILNVEKATMDKILANEEIRSLFTAMGTGFGADYDLSKARYHKLVIMTDADVDGAHIRTLLLTLFYRYMRPVVEAGYVYIAQPPIYGIKVGSETKEYIQPGENQERELKLALEKWSQGRAKPTVQRYKGLGEMDDHQLWETTMDPEARLMARVSVEDAAEADKIFDMLMGDRVEPRREFIEANAQYSTIDV, encoded by the coding sequence TTGAACGAAGAAAATAAGGAACAAATTGAAAAATTGGTAGAAGAATATGATGCCAGTCAGATTCAAGTTTTAGAAGGACTGGAAGCTGTCCGTATGCGTCCAGGGATGTATATCGGTTCAACTTCAAAAGAAGGATTACATCACCTCGTGTGGGAGATTGTTGATAACTCAATCGACGAAGCTCTTGCTGGTTTTGCGAGCCATATTGAAGTTTTTATTGAGCCTGATAACTCCATTACAGTTATTGATGATGGGCGTGGTATTCCTGTTGATATTCAAGAAAAAACAGGACGTCCAGCCGTGGAAACTGTCTTTACTATACTTCATGCTGGAGGAAAATTCGGCGGAGGCGGATACAAAGTTTCTGGGGGACTGCATGGTGTCGGATCTTCAGTTGTTAACGCCTTGTCAACACAGTTGGATGTAACAGTCCATAAAGATGGTCAAAAATATTATCAAGAATATCATCGTGGTGTTGTCGGAGAAGATTTAGCAATCATTGGTGAATCAGATATCCGTGGAACAATGGTGCACTTTACGCCAGATCCAACGATTTTCACTGAAACACAAGTTTTTGACTATGAAAAATTAGTCACACGTGTGCGTGAGTTGGCCTTTTTGAATCGTGGACTACGTATCTCTATCACTGACAAACGTGAAGGGCAAGAAGAAAATCATGCCATGTTCCACTATGAAGGTGGGATTCAATCTTATGTTTCATTTATCAATGAAAACAAAGAGGTCATTTTTGACACACCTATCTATACTGAAGGGGAGTTAGATGGTATTACTGTAGAAGTTGCTATGCAATATACAGGTACTTACCACTCCACTATCATGTCTTTTGCAAATAATATTAATACACATGAAGGTGGAACGCACGAACAAGGCTTCCGTACAGCCCTAACCCGTGCTATTAATAACTATGCGAAAGCACAGAAACTTCTTAAAGATAATGAAGAAAATCTCACAGGGGATGATGTGCGTGAGGGATTGACTGCAGTAATTTCAGTTAAACACCCGAACCCACAATTTGAAGGTCAAACAAAAACAAAACTGGGAAATAGTGAAGTGACAGGTATCGTCAACAAACTTTTCTCTGAGGCTTTGCAAACCTTTATGCTCGAAAATCCTCAGGTAGCTAAGAAAATCGTAGAAAAAGGTATTCTAGCTAGCAAAGCGCGTATCGCTGCGAAGCGTGCGCGTGAGGTCACACGTAAAAAATCAGGCTTAGAGATTTCTAACTTACCGGGCAAACTGGCGGACTGTTCATCTAATGATCCGAAGCAAACTGAACTCTTCATCGTCGAAGGGGATTCAGCTGGTGGTTCTGCTAAATCAGGGCGTAACCGTGAATTCCAAGCCATCTTACCAATTCGTGGTAAAATCTTGAATGTCGAGAAAGCCACAATGGATAAAATCTTAGCAAATGAAGAAATTCGTTCATTGTTTACAGCGATGGGTACAGGTTTCGGTGCGGATTATGATTTATCGAAAGCGCGCTACCACAAGCTTGTTATCATGACCGATGCCGATGTCGACGGTGCGCACATTCGTACCCTCTTGCTGACACTCTTCTACCGCTATATGCGTCCCGTTGTTGAAGCAGGCTATGTGTACATTGCACAACCACCAATTTATGGGATTAAAGTTGGATCAGAAACAAAAGAGTACATCCAACCAGGCGAAAACCAAGAGCGTGAACTTAAACTTGCTCTTGAAAAATGGTCACAAGGCCGTGCCAAACCAACTGTACAGCGTTACAAAGGTTTAGGAGAAATGGATGATCATCAACTTTGGGAGACCACTATGGATCCTGAGGCCCGCTTGATGGCGCGTGTTTCTGTAGAAGATGCAGCAGAAGCAGATAAAATTTTTGATATGCTGATGGGTGATCGTGTAGAACCACGCCGTGAGTTTATTGAAGCGAATGCACAGTATTCAACTATTGACGTTTAA